TTCTGTGAAACGCGCGAAGAGGTTTACCTCTGATAACTGTTCAATtctaatttcctttttttttaaaattaaattttgaaatccaattatatttttagGTGATTGTATTTATAATTTCCACCTGTGAAGCCCCCAAAGCCATGTCACGCCGGGAAGTGCCACGGAAGATGAGTTACTAACGGAGTCAACGCCGGAATAAGGCTTGGTTAGTTTCGTCCCACGAATGTCACGATTGATGGTTACATTTGGTAGTTTCTTTCTCTCGTGGGTACATTTGTCAGCGTCTTCAactttcatgggtacaaatggtactTTACTCGTTGAACAAATATAACACATTTCAATGAAACCAAGtacttttaaaaaaactaaGCTAAAAGATCAACTGATTCCACCAAAATCATATAGTGATTCTCATTTATGATGCCATTCAGTCGTGACACTTATTCTCAATTCAAAAACAGGTTTTCAATAAAAAGTCGGTTTTATAGTCATTTTGAGCCCAAAAATCTACATAGTGAATTAATAAGAACAACCCACTCTTGGATtcttaaaaaactaaatatctGTGTATTGCAAGAAATTTAACATGAAAATAACCAGACAATTAACATAAACGGATACAAAAAacatcaaaaaaaattatatattgtacCAAATCGTGTTTTAAAATACATCGAAACTACCATTAAACGTAACATAAATAGattcattgaaaaaaaattcaaaactccaacattctattcaaattcaaatttttaaccaTGAACACTGATTCGTAGACAAAATAATTACACCAGCATGAATTACTAACGAACTACATTAATGAGGTTCAAAGCAAGTCTCATCCATTTGATtcgtttttgtattttaatatatattcgaTTTGTAGATAAAACAATAGTTCAATTCATCCTGGTTTAACTGATAGTATGAACTTGCTTGTATCCTTCATTATTTTTGGAAATGAAATACCTATTTAAATCTGATTACACAACTTGATTGATTACAAATAAATTTGatccaaatttttaaaagattaaagaGAATacagaaaacgaaaaaaaaaacacagaaaatacgaaaaaaaaaagagaacgtAGAAaacgttaaaaaaattaaaaaagaaaacgaaattCACTAGAAAAGGGCATGgagctaaattaaattataacaaCTTGCTTGGTTAAATGACTTGGATTTAACCTTGGATGTAATGCGTTATTGATTTTTCTATGGGAGACGCAATTCTCTTAgacaagaaaacaagaaaacaaataCAAAAGATTCCCTTGaaggaattaaattaaatgataatcaCCAAATAAATTGTTCCAGAGACTGCATTATTTAAAACCTTATTGCCTATCCTATGACGACGACCATCCTTGGTCACGCCATCGTAGATGATGTCCAGCAGTCCTTCCAGATGACGAATTGCCATAATTTCTTCCAAATGAAGGTGTGTTTTCCGGAGTAGTTCTAGAAATTCCTGATCGAGACATCCTTGTTGAAGATGTCATCCTCAACCCTGGGCTCACCTCTCTATAATACTGGTGAGCTTCACGAGGCATCCTTGATGACAGCGATAAGTTTGTTCTCCATCTAGCAGGACGGTTCGCCTGCCCAGCGCGGGATGATGATATATTTCTGCCTCTCTGACTTCTCTCTGGTTGATGTGCTAAAGGTAAATTGGATCTCCATCTAGCCGATTGACTTCTTTGTGTACCATTTGGTATCCTCTGCATTGTTCCAGACCTTCTATCATGTAATGGCATTCTATGTCTAGAACTCGACATCAAACTAGCCATCCTGTTAGCATCTTCAATAGAAGAAAATATTTCATACAAGAAAAAGGACATTAAATCAGCAAGATCCCCAGTCAACATTGTGTCTCTGTTATCAACATCAGATCTTGCATGAATTGAGCTAAAAAGATCTTCTAAGTCCCTTTCCCGTTCCATCCTCGTCCAATCACTTTGTCGCGAGGGATCCACCTCAGATGGTCGGACGGATGGATGCTCAGACCTAGCATGCTTCCGGAGTTCTGCATATGTCCCTTGGAATTCGCAAGTCTCAGAAGCGCAACTCCTTGGTTTAGAATTCATGTGCCTACGAGCAGGCTCCAAGACCATATATCCAAATATCTCTCCCCGGCAAAGAGGGCAGATGAGCTTTGCCTGCAATTGGCTCCCATATTCTGGGGAGTGTCTAGGCTCTAATTGAACGTCCCTACCGTTAGAGGTTGTGCTTGTGAGAGGGATTTCTTGCAGTATTGTTGACGAGAGATCAGAACCAAATGACTTGCAAAACTGGTCAAGGCAGTTGGAGTGCCGGTAACTGGTATTACACATATAAGGACGGCAACCCATCTCATGGGAAGAACATTTCAGAAGAACAGCATTGTGTGGAGATTCCATGCAAATAGGACACCTAGCATCCTCCCATTCTTTCACGTCGTCAACCGATCCCACCAAATTCTTGGGTTTATGTAGCTCATCGTTTCTGGAGTTGGAAGGGTAAGGATGCGACCTAGTGCAATCATTAGATTGGGACCGAGCTCTTCTAATTTTTGGCATTTTCGAAATTCAAGTTCTTGCTTATCAAAAAAATCCTGCCACATATCaaatcatccaaacaaaaaCCGGTGACGACCGATGAATTCTAATTGAAATATTGAATAATGCAAACAAGTTTAAAACATTCATAAGAAAaaccaaataattaatattctcTCCCACTTCATCCTCACACAGTTTTTGAGATAACAGGGGATTTAATTCTAAAATCTACCTGTGATTGTTAATTCTGAGATTTTGAAGATtgcatcaacctatagaaattGGTTGAAATCTCAGAggttcaagataaaatttagtATGGCCTATATTGGTTTCAATATAAAGAGCCCTTTCATAATTACAAGTGTTATGCAACACATAAGACATACTACCATCATTTGATAGTATAAATGGAAatcaaaaggaataaaatttcaaaacattGATAGTTAATGCAAAAAGGAGCACTTTTTAATCACACcaaaaacaataatcaacaaacAATTATTTGATGCACTAATAGCTAGAGTGATCTAACCACTTATCTAAcatagaaaacaaaacaaaaaagggGTGGCTGCAAGCCTGCAACAATATTGGACAACACTGGTCTATACTGAAAGTAACGGCCAGGGAATGAATATAAACATGCTATAGCAATCTGAAGCTGCTTCCTTATACAGGCTTTCGTTTCCAGAAGCTGAccaaaatatctaaatattgtGAATCGAATTTATATATCAATTGACTAGCTCGCCCAGCATAACAAGCAATGGCAGAATCAAAGGATCACAAATTCACGATGCTGAATTCAGAAAACCCTAAGAGTCTTAAAAAAACAAGAACTACTTTCTCTAAGCATTCCGATTATATTTGGCCCTCTTTAACTTCTCATATTTAGCAAATTAGACGGTTTTTCTCGAGATATGTTCAACTATACAAAATTGATAGCAATTAACCACAAATCGGCACTGTTTCAAAGCGAATTTCGAGACCATAGCAAAACACTGCATAATAACGCGTTTGGAATGAAAAATTTGCGAGAAACAAGGGATGGAATTAGGGCTAACCTGGTTAGTGGAGTGCGAATAGATCAAAAGATTGAAGATCTATGCAACCCTATATATAAAGTGTTTGATTCGATTTGATGATTTActgttgaaaaataaaaggaaacaCTTGTAAAAATTGCAATCCAGAACTTTCTAAATTCACGCCTTTTATTCCTCGTTTTCAGTACCCACTtcacttctttcttctttattggTTTTTCCTCTTACTTTTCGATTGTTCCTtaggaggaaaaaaaaaagaataaggaTTAATTTATTGccaaaataattttgaattcgaaaaattaagaattaatttattgcagattttaattttatataaatatatgttattaattaataggTTATTGTAAGATAAgattctaatttttaatatttatttaaatagataaataaactgatctttaatattttttttttaattgattttttttactgaTATACTTTGGGCCATTATGGGCCTGAAATATGCTCCAGTTTTGGGCCCAAAAAATCAATAGAACAATCCCCTATACTTTTAGACTTTATCATAACCAAgacccaaaaaaagaaaaagaacaactTTTTCACAACCATTTTCTCTCTNNNNNNNNNNNNNNNNNNNNNNNNNNNNNNNNNNNNNNNNNNNNNNNNNNNNNNNNNNNNNNNNNNNNNNNNNNNNNNNNNttttttttttttttttaaatcctgaTGTTATGTTATTTCTACTGATTAGTTGGCCTATATCATACAAAGACACATTGAGAGAGAACACACAAGATGATAATTGTCATGcgaagaaaaataacaaattcttTTTGTATCCCTATTATTGTGTAT
The genomic region above belongs to Arachis duranensis cultivar V14167 chromosome 3, aradu.V14167.gnm2.J7QH, whole genome shotgun sequence and contains:
- the LOC107482257 gene encoding uncharacterized protein LOC107482257, translating into MPKIRRARSQSNDCTRSHPYPSNSRNDELHKPKNLVGSVDDVKEWEDARCPICMESPHNAVLLKCSSHEMGCRPYMCNTSYRHSNCLDQFCKSFGSDLSSTILQEIPLTSTTSNGRDVQLEPRHSPEYGSQLQAKLICPLCRGEIFGYMVLEPARRHMNSKPRSCASETCEFQGTYAELRKHARSEHPSVRPSEVDPSRQSDWTRMERERDLEDLFSSIHARSDVDNRDTMLTGDLADLMSFFLYEIFSSIEDANRMASLMSSSRHRMPLHDRRSGTMQRIPNGTQRSQSARWRSNLPLAHQPERSQRGRNISSSRAGQANRPARWRTNLSLSSRMPREAHQYYREVSPGLRMTSSTRMSRSGISRTTPENTPSFGRNYGNSSSGRTAGHHLRWRDQGWSSS